In Saccharicrinis fermentans DSM 9555 = JCM 21142, a genomic segment contains:
- a CDS encoding outer membrane beta-barrel protein, translating to MRKAFQCTAAILWCILTTGAAGAQSYNGSIDGQVLTADGMAALEYVSIAIYQSTDQALVGGTISKSDGSFIIDGLAPGSYYLELSFIGYTAQRINDIVIEHPKQHKHLGQITLGADTQSLDEIEVLAHRPALEFKLDKKVINVSNQYTTGSAVNLLENIPSVVVDIEGNVSLRGSSDFSVLVNGVPSLLEPSEALQQIPASTIEKIEIITNPSAKYNPDGTAGIIHIITKKNGTKGLSGVFNLKGGTNNAAGDFLFSLNKNRLSYFISADYYLGNYSGDKYGYRNTFSGDSVYSIEHDGHIHNKFDRYNLRGGMEFRIDNLKTIDINMAYGGRKKWDDADLSYAEYDNFTSSRLAYMSDEDAYHKSQGVAANAYYTQQFNRQGEELRATITYQQRASDEYSKNILRNMDQTVIEGKKNTEEGPMERLETKLDYTRTSGQYGKIETGYQSTFYNSKDQTEQLNIQTATEQFLNNPAYNNEIKFRQDIHALYFIYGNKNAALGYQIGMRGEYSNRTVKALPSASNAIIGDTKVNIQRYDYFPSLHLSYQLPFHQELMASYSRRIERSRSYHFEPFYTWVDAYNIRHGNSSLLPEYINTYELNYLKKMENAYFSLETYYTITNNKVEWIRSVYDDNIIQRFPENVGMDYYLGMDLSYSFNMTKWWRFDLSGSLFDYRVKGQWQDNDFNEHLLTWSYRINQTLRLNALTQLQANWRYYSKRITSQGVYQPVYTLDMALRKEMMKRKLTGVIELRDIFSTNNRENTNTGIDFRDHYFQKIHTPVLTFVLTYRFNNYKPNNKIINNDRLSDDETME from the coding sequence ATGCGTAAAGCGTTCCAATGTACGGCGGCAATACTCTGGTGCATCCTGACAACAGGAGCTGCCGGGGCGCAATCTTATAACGGATCCATAGATGGTCAAGTGCTGACAGCGGATGGAATGGCAGCATTGGAATACGTTAGCATTGCCATCTACCAATCCACAGATCAGGCCTTGGTGGGTGGCACCATCAGCAAGTCTGACGGCAGCTTTATAATAGACGGATTGGCTCCAGGCTCCTACTACCTAGAACTCAGCTTCATAGGCTATACTGCCCAAAGAATAAACGACATCGTAATTGAACATCCCAAGCAACACAAACATCTTGGGCAAATCACACTGGGAGCAGACACCCAAAGTCTGGACGAAATAGAAGTGCTTGCTCATAGACCCGCCTTGGAATTTAAGTTAGACAAAAAGGTGATCAATGTGAGCAACCAATACACCACCGGGTCGGCTGTTAACCTACTGGAGAACATTCCTTCCGTTGTGGTGGATATTGAAGGTAATGTATCCCTAAGAGGAAGCAGCGACTTTTCGGTTTTGGTGAACGGAGTCCCTTCACTGCTTGAACCCTCCGAAGCTCTACAGCAGATCCCAGCCTCCACCATCGAAAAAATTGAAATCATCACCAACCCCTCGGCCAAATACAACCCCGATGGAACCGCTGGAATCATCCATATCATCACCAAAAAAAATGGCACTAAGGGTCTGTCTGGTGTCTTTAACCTCAAAGGAGGTACAAACAATGCAGCTGGCGACTTCCTATTCAGCTTAAACAAAAACAGGTTGAGTTACTTTATATCTGCAGATTATTACTTGGGCAATTATTCGGGCGATAAATACGGGTATAGAAATACCTTTTCCGGCGACTCGGTATATAGCATAGAGCACGATGGTCATATCCACAACAAATTCGACAGGTACAATTTAAGAGGAGGAATGGAATTTAGAATAGACAACTTGAAAACAATCGATATAAACATGGCTTATGGTGGCAGAAAAAAATGGGACGATGCTGATCTGAGTTATGCTGAATATGACAATTTCACTTCCAGTCGCCTTGCCTATATGAGCGACGAAGATGCCTACCATAAAAGTCAGGGAGTGGCTGCCAATGCTTATTACACCCAACAATTTAACAGACAAGGAGAGGAATTACGAGCAACAATAACTTATCAACAAAGAGCGTCAGATGAATACAGTAAAAACATCTTACGAAACATGGATCAAACTGTCATTGAAGGAAAAAAGAACACGGAAGAAGGTCCCATGGAGCGCCTGGAAACAAAGCTGGACTATACCCGAACTTCTGGTCAATACGGCAAGATAGAAACAGGATACCAAAGCACCTTTTACAACAGCAAGGATCAAACAGAGCAACTGAATATACAAACGGCCACGGAACAGTTTCTAAACAATCCGGCTTACAACAATGAAATAAAATTCCGGCAAGACATCCATGCTTTATATTTTATATATGGCAATAAAAATGCGGCATTGGGCTATCAAATCGGAATGAGGGGTGAATATTCAAACAGAACTGTGAAAGCACTGCCCTCTGCGTCCAATGCCATCATTGGAGACACCAAGGTTAACATTCAACGATACGATTATTTTCCATCCTTACACCTTTCCTACCAATTACCCTTTCACCAGGAATTGATGGCCAGCTATTCACGTAGAATAGAACGTTCTCGTAGTTATCATTTTGAACCTTTCTACACCTGGGTTGATGCCTATAATATCAGACACGGAAACAGCAGTTTACTTCCTGAATACATCAACACATATGAATTGAACTACCTGAAAAAGATGGAGAACGCATACTTCTCTCTGGAGACCTACTATACAATTACCAACAACAAAGTGGAATGGATACGAAGTGTATATGATGACAATATCATACAGCGTTTTCCGGAAAATGTTGGGATGGACTACTATTTAGGCATGGACCTCAGTTACAGTTTCAACATGACTAAATGGTGGAGATTCGACTTATCCGGGAGCCTGTTCGACTACCGGGTAAAAGGTCAATGGCAAGATAACGATTTCAATGAACACCTACTAACCTGGAGTTACCGCATCAACCAAACCCTTAGACTGAATGCCCTCACCCAACTGCAGGCTAATTGGCGTTATTACAGCAAAAGAATCACTTCGCAAGGAGTATACCAGCCCGTATACACCTTAGATATGGCACTGCGCAAAGAAATGATGAAGCGTAAATTGACTGGCGTCATTGAACTAAGGGACATCTTCTCTACCAACAACCGGGAAAATACCAACACCGGAATCGACTTCAGAGACCATTATTTTCAAAAAATTCATACCCCGGTACTAACCTTTGTACTCACATATAGATTTAACAACTACAAACCCAATAACAAGATAATAAACAACGATAGATTGAGTGATGATGAAACGATGGAATAG